In a genomic window of Salegentibacter salegens:
- a CDS encoding efflux RND transporter periplasmic adaptor subunit codes for MKKIIYFSLFISAAIFTSCSNGKEEQQAQAAAQAQGPQPYPVLAVQTKTVTGYTSYPTSIEGVVNSEVRAKVSGYITDVLVDAGEKVKKGQRLFKLETESLSGDAEAAQANVNVARVEVEKLKPLVEKDIISEVQLETAKAQLSQAQANYNSITANIDYANIKSPVDGYVGNINFRNGALVSPGDPTPLTTVSQTDEVYAFFSMNEKDYMNFLQETSGSSIEEKIANFPEVSLILANGKEYKEKGEIQTISGQIDPSTGTVTFRAKFPNPNQLLSNGNSGKVRIPQIYEDVIVVPEISSFEQQGRTYVYKVQGDSMAVSTPITETSRVNNLIVVDSGLEKGDKIVAQGVAKLRNNTPIKPQEIPFDSIANSINTVFK; via the coding sequence TCCAACGGGAAAGAAGAACAACAAGCGCAGGCGGCGGCACAGGCACAAGGCCCACAACCTTATCCGGTATTAGCAGTACAAACAAAGACAGTTACCGGTTATACTTCTTATCCCACCAGCATAGAAGGTGTTGTAAACAGTGAAGTGAGAGCAAAAGTTTCTGGTTATATAACAGATGTTTTGGTAGATGCAGGTGAGAAAGTAAAAAAAGGACAAAGGCTCTTTAAGCTTGAAACCGAATCTTTATCTGGCGATGCTGAAGCCGCACAGGCAAACGTGAACGTAGCTCGGGTTGAAGTTGAAAAACTAAAACCTCTGGTAGAAAAAGATATTATTAGTGAGGTGCAACTTGAAACTGCAAAAGCACAACTTTCCCAGGCCCAGGCTAACTACAACAGTATCACGGCCAATATTGATTACGCAAATATTAAAAGCCCGGTAGACGGGTATGTTGGGAACATTAATTTTAGAAATGGCGCTTTGGTTTCACCTGGCGATCCCACTCCCCTTACCACGGTTTCGCAAACCGACGAGGTTTATGCCTTCTTTTCTATGAACGAAAAAGATTATATGAATTTTCTCCAGGAAACTTCTGGCAGTAGTATAGAAGAAAAGATAGCAAATTTTCCAGAGGTTAGCTTAATACTAGCCAATGGTAAGGAGTATAAAGAAAAAGGGGAAATACAAACAATATCAGGACAAATTGATCCCTCTACAGGTACAGTGACCTTTAGGGCGAAATTTCCTAATCCAAATCAACTATTATCCAACGGGAATAGTGGTAAGGTTCGTATTCCACAAATTTATGAAGACGTAATTGTTGTTCCCGAAATTTCAAGTTTTGAACAACAGGGTAGAACTTACGTTTACAAGGTTCAGGGCGATAGTATGGCCGTTTCTACACCAATTACAGAAACTTCAAGAGTAAATAATCTTATTGTAGTTGATTCCGGCCTTGAGAAAGGCGATAAAATTGTTGCCCAGGGCGTAGCAAAATTAAGAAATAACACTCCAATAAAACCGCAAGAAATTCCTTTTGATAGTATTGCGAATTCTATTAATACAGTATTTAAATAA